One part of the Athene noctua chromosome Z, bAthNoc1.hap1.1, whole genome shotgun sequence genome encodes these proteins:
- the OSTF1 gene encoding osteoclast-stimulating factor 1 isoform X1 — MSKPPPKPAKPGQVKVFRALYTFEPRTPDELYFEEGDIIYISDMSDTNWWKGTCKGRTGLIPSNYVAEQAESIDNPLHEAAKRGNLSWLRECLDNRVGVNGLDKAGNTALYWACHGGHKDIVDVLFTQANLELNQQNKLGDTALHAAAWKGYADIVEMLLAKGARIDLKNNEKKLALDMATNAACASLLKKKQNAGTVRTLSNAEEYLDDEDSD, encoded by the exons gGCAGGTTAAAGTGTTCAGGGCCCTGTATACATTTGAGCCCAGAACG ccagatGAACTATACTTTGAAGAAGGAGATATCATTTACATCTCAGACATG AGTGATACAAATTGGTGGAAAGGAACTTGCAAAGGGAGGACGGGACTAATTCCAAGCAACTATG TGGCAGAGCAAGCTGAATCTATTGATAACCCACTGCATGAAGCTGCCAAACGTG GCAACCTGAGCTGGTTGAGAGAGTGTTTGGATAATCGAGTTGGGGTCAATGGCTTAGACAAAGCTGGAAACACAGCTCTGTACTGGGCATGCCATGGAGGCCACAAAG ataTAGTGGATGTTCTGTTTACCCAGGCAAACCTAGAGTTAAATCAACAG AACAAATTGGGAGACACAGCTTTGCATGCTGCTGCATGGAAGGGTTATGCAGATATTGTAGAGATGCTGCTGGCAAAGG GGGCAAGAATAGATCTGAAGAACAATGAGAAGAAACTGGCTTTAGACATGGCAACCAATGCAGCTTGTGCTTCCCTGCTTAAGAAGAAACAGAATGCAg gtaCAGTCCGAACATTAAGTAATGCAGAGGAATACCTCGACGATGAAGACTCCGATTAG
- the OSTF1 gene encoding osteoclast-stimulating factor 1 isoform X2: protein MSHLKYFAFSLQSDTNWWKGTCKGRTGLIPSNYVAEQAESIDNPLHEAAKRGNLSWLRECLDNRVGVNGLDKAGNTALYWACHGGHKDIVDVLFTQANLELNQQNKLGDTALHAAAWKGYADIVEMLLAKGARIDLKNNEKKLALDMATNAACASLLKKKQNAGTVRTLSNAEEYLDDEDSD from the exons ATGtctcatctgaaatattttgccttttctctACAGAGTGATACAAATTGGTGGAAAGGAACTTGCAAAGGGAGGACGGGACTAATTCCAAGCAACTATG TGGCAGAGCAAGCTGAATCTATTGATAACCCACTGCATGAAGCTGCCAAACGTG GCAACCTGAGCTGGTTGAGAGAGTGTTTGGATAATCGAGTTGGGGTCAATGGCTTAGACAAAGCTGGAAACACAGCTCTGTACTGGGCATGCCATGGAGGCCACAAAG ataTAGTGGATGTTCTGTTTACCCAGGCAAACCTAGAGTTAAATCAACAG AACAAATTGGGAGACACAGCTTTGCATGCTGCTGCATGGAAGGGTTATGCAGATATTGTAGAGATGCTGCTGGCAAAGG GGGCAAGAATAGATCTGAAGAACAATGAGAAGAAACTGGCTTTAGACATGGCAACCAATGCAGCTTGTGCTTCCCTGCTTAAGAAGAAACAGAATGCAg gtaCAGTCCGAACATTAAGTAATGCAGAGGAATACCTCGACGATGAAGACTCCGATTAG